Proteins found in one Pontibacter sp. SGAir0037 genomic segment:
- a CDS encoding flotillin family protein — protein MIAQLSLSIVFIMAVVLIGIIAIVIKMYQKAVQGEALVRTGLGDTKVSFSGIFVIPIIHKLEVMDITLKTIVISRTGSEGLICKDNLRADIKVNFFLRVNKTPEDVVQVAQSIGCKRASDHAALEGLFDAKFSEALKTVGKHFDFVELYNSRDDFKRQIIQTIGTDLNGYILDDCAIDYLEQTPLKNLNESNILDAEGIKKIIDLTSKQKIQANLIERETQKTIKKQDVEAQETILELEKQLAENEEKQRREISNIKARENAEMEKVRQEELLKSEKARIATEEEVKIAEQNRDRQVLVAERNKQRTDAIESERVEQARMLEANEKERIVSLAQIEKEKAIEEERKNIQGIIRERVTVEKAVVEEEEKIKDTRAVAEAERLKLVAIKNAEKEAEEALVKEIKSAEAARQAAEFRAKQMLIDAEAEQVSAANRAQAIKTMAEAEAAQAAAIGLSEAQVMEAKAQAKQKEGEAEAVVIEMQAVATAKATRAKAEAQAEADEKIGLVAAKVAKEKGLADAAVIENLAAANEKRGLAEARVIGEKFTVDAKGIEDKAEAMRKLDGVGKEHEEFKLRLEKDKAIELAHIHIQKDIAASQAEVISEALKAAKIDIVGGETMFFDQIVGSITKGKAVDRLVSNSDVLNTVKDTFFHVNGNGHVDFKENLQRFINQFGMTSDDVRNLSVSALLLKMMQSSADESTLSTLKQLTSTATAMGIADKPYISLN, from the coding sequence ATGATTGCACAATTATCTCTTTCTATCGTTTTTATTATGGCGGTAGTCCTGATCGGCATTATTGCCATTGTTATTAAAATGTATCAGAAGGCTGTGCAGGGGGAAGCCCTTGTGCGCACGGGCCTTGGCGATACCAAAGTGTCTTTCTCAGGCATTTTTGTGATCCCGATCATCCACAAGCTGGAGGTGATGGATATTACACTTAAAACCATTGTGATCTCCAGAACAGGATCGGAAGGGCTTATCTGTAAAGACAACCTGCGCGCCGACATCAAGGTGAATTTCTTTCTGCGTGTAAACAAAACGCCGGAGGATGTGGTGCAGGTGGCGCAGTCGATTGGCTGCAAAAGAGCCTCTGACCATGCCGCTTTGGAAGGCTTGTTTGATGCGAAGTTTTCAGAAGCACTGAAAACCGTAGGTAAGCATTTCGATTTTGTAGAGCTCTACAACAGCCGCGACGACTTTAAACGCCAGATCATACAAACCATCGGCACAGACCTGAACGGCTACATTCTGGACGACTGCGCCATAGATTACCTGGAGCAGACACCGCTGAAAAATCTGAATGAAAGCAACATTCTGGATGCAGAAGGTATCAAGAAAATTATCGACCTGACTTCCAAGCAAAAAATACAGGCAAACCTAATCGAGCGCGAAACACAGAAAACCATTAAAAAGCAGGATGTGGAAGCGCAGGAAACCATTCTGGAGCTGGAGAAGCAGCTGGCAGAAAACGAGGAAAAGCAGAGGCGCGAGATCTCTAACATCAAAGCCCGCGAAAATGCTGAGATGGAGAAGGTACGCCAGGAAGAGTTACTGAAATCTGAAAAGGCACGCATTGCCACCGAAGAAGAAGTAAAAATTGCCGAGCAGAACAGAGACCGCCAGGTGCTGGTGGCCGAGCGTAACAAGCAGCGCACCGATGCCATTGAATCTGAGCGTGTAGAGCAGGCGCGTATGCTGGAAGCAAACGAAAAAGAGCGTATCGTATCGCTGGCTCAGATCGAGAAGGAAAAAGCCATTGAAGAAGAGCGCAAGAACATACAGGGCATTATCCGGGAGCGTGTCACTGTAGAGAAAGCTGTGGTGGAGGAAGAAGAGAAAATTAAAGACACACGGGCTGTGGCAGAGGCAGAGCGTCTGAAACTGGTAGCTATCAAAAATGCAGAAAAAGAGGCCGAAGAAGCACTGGTGAAAGAAATTAAGAGTGCCGAAGCTGCCCGCCAGGCGGCAGAGTTCCGTGCCAAGCAAATGCTGATAGATGCCGAAGCAGAACAGGTATCGGCTGCTAACCGTGCACAGGCAATTAAAACCATGGCCGAAGCCGAAGCGGCGCAGGCTGCTGCCATCGGGTTATCAGAAGCGCAGGTAATGGAGGCAAAAGCCCAGGCGAAGCAGAAAGAAGGAGAGGCCGAAGCAGTTGTGATTGAAATGCAGGCGGTTGCCACGGCTAAAGCTACCCGTGCCAAGGCCGAAGCGCAGGCCGAGGCCGATGAAAAAATCGGGCTGGTGGCCGCTAAGGTTGCCAAAGAAAAAGGATTGGCTGATGCCGCTGTAATCGAGAATCTGGCCGCAGCCAACGAAAAACGAGGCTTGGCAGAGGCGCGTGTGATCGGAGAAAAGTTTACGGTAGATGCCAAAGGTATAGAAGACAAAGCCGAAGCAATGCGTAAGCTGGATGGCGTGGGCAAAGAACACGAGGAGTTCAAGCTGCGTCTGGAAAAAGACAAAGCCATTGAACTGGCGCACATCCATATCCAGAAAGACATTGCCGCTTCGCAGGCCGAAGTGATTTCTGAAGCCCTTAAAGCTGCGAAAATCGATATTGTGGGTGGTGAAACCATGTTCTTCGACCAGATTGTAGGTTCTATTACCAAAGGGAAAGCAGTAGACAGGCTGGTAAGCAACAGCGATGTGCTGAATACGGTAAAAGATACTTTCTTCCATGTAAACGGCAATGGCCACGTAGACTTCAAGGAAAACCTGCAACGCTTTATTAACCAGTTTGGCATGACCTCGGATGATGTGCGTAACCTGAGCGTATCGGCCCTGCTTCTGAAAATGATGCAGAGCAGCGCCGACGAAAGTACGCTCTCTACGCTAAAGCAACTCACCAGCACGGCCACCGCCATGGGCATTGCCGATAAGCCTTATATTTCTTTGAATTAG
- a CDS encoding T9SS type A sorting domain-containing protein — protein MKKTLPSFFTAGNAAFPFAAHHVASAKPVRIILFLFLLSTTTAYAQYDLQWASPSFSAANGLSESATDSKVDKDGNVIILSQNGIFNNAMRATLFKFNSKGEKVWSLVYDSKTGLPHERPVKLKVDAAGNSYILINLYREYQSDHTRLVKVSAAGNVVWSKELKEQNGHVLEATALEVSQDGEIYIAGNPNGAIVIQKLAPDGSVSWETVKTVLSDCRVTDIALDARHHILVAGSGFAGMQGYNSLLLKLEAASGNEIYTQQFHHNASNQVTDEEARRIVPASDGTAYVITSTRADPYTFNIILLKYDADGNLNWSTMIGATDESEYFDAALLSNNNVVILGRETKYRTTPDYFLTTIDTEGQQGWYKTYNIYGDMFREIAPQKLDVSSTDKIAVTGHTAYYQSVPTWFIPSPYVEQPEIITILYDKEGQELWQKRHKLSDNTQAFGQDIAFDSHNALYIIGKKNDIPQTRTSQTANTQEVQADAAELLLLKYTSCSETPVVKAGEGKTICKGASVQLSASGAETYEWSPAAGLSATNIANPVASPVATTTYTVTGTVNGYTTSATQTITVTNCTPTGLNRGNKNKALTVHPNPSQTGKFLVEMSLKSLSDLSVQVTDARGQTVFTANYQQVKGKFEKKIDLSASPKGIYFVTIITDAGTSTGKVVIK, from the coding sequence ATGAAAAAAACTTTACCTTCCTTTTTTACTGCCGGAAATGCGGCATTTCCTTTCGCTGCTCACCACGTTGCTTCAGCTAAGCCTGTCCGGATCATACTGTTCTTGTTTTTACTGAGTACCACCACAGCTTATGCGCAATACGATTTGCAGTGGGCAAGCCCCTCGTTCAGTGCAGCGAATGGCTTATCAGAGTCAGCTACAGACAGTAAAGTAGATAAAGATGGAAATGTTATCATCTTAAGCCAGAACGGAATTTTTAATAACGCTATGCGCGCCACGCTTTTTAAGTTTAATTCCAAAGGAGAAAAGGTATGGTCGCTGGTATACGACAGCAAAACAGGTTTACCGCACGAAAGACCAGTAAAACTAAAAGTGGACGCCGCCGGCAACAGTTATATATTAATCAACCTATACCGGGAGTATCAAAGCGACCATACCAGGCTGGTGAAGGTAAGTGCTGCAGGTAACGTGGTATGGTCAAAAGAACTAAAAGAGCAAAACGGGCATGTCTTAGAGGCTACTGCCCTGGAAGTAAGCCAGGATGGAGAAATTTACATAGCTGGTAACCCCAACGGAGCTATTGTCATCCAAAAGTTAGCACCAGACGGTTCAGTCAGTTGGGAAACGGTAAAAACTGTTTTAAGCGATTGCCGTGTTACAGATATAGCCCTGGATGCCCGACACCATATATTAGTAGCAGGTTCGGGCTTTGCAGGAATGCAAGGTTATAACTCCCTGCTCCTGAAGCTGGAGGCCGCCTCCGGAAATGAAATTTATACGCAGCAGTTTCATCACAATGCCTCTAATCAGGTTACCGATGAGGAAGCAAGGAGAATAGTGCCTGCTTCGGATGGCACTGCTTATGTGATTACCAGCACAAGAGCTGATCCGTATACTTTTAACATCATACTGCTGAAGTATGATGCCGATGGCAACCTGAACTGGAGTACTATGATCGGGGCAACAGACGAATCGGAATATTTTGATGCGGCTTTGCTCAGTAATAACAATGTGGTTATACTCGGCCGTGAAACAAAGTACCGTACTACGCCTGATTATTTTCTAACTACAATTGACACGGAAGGCCAGCAAGGCTGGTACAAAACATATAATATCTACGGCGACATGTTCCGTGAAATTGCCCCTCAAAAACTGGATGTAAGTTCAACCGATAAAATAGCAGTAACCGGCCATACAGCCTATTACCAGAGTGTTCCCACCTGGTTTATTCCGTCGCCCTATGTGGAACAGCCTGAGATTATCACTATATTATATGATAAAGAAGGTCAGGAACTTTGGCAGAAGCGGCACAAACTCTCAGATAACACACAGGCATTTGGGCAGGACATTGCTTTTGACAGCCACAATGCCCTGTACATTATCGGAAAGAAGAACGATATTCCACAAACCAGAACTTCCCAGACGGCTAACACACAGGAAGTACAGGCCGATGCGGCAGAACTCCTGTTGCTGAAATATACTTCCTGCAGCGAAACTCCAGTTGTTAAAGCCGGAGAAGGCAAGACTATATGCAAAGGGGCTAGTGTGCAGCTAAGTGCTTCGGGTGCCGAAACCTACGAATGGTCGCCGGCAGCAGGACTTTCTGCTACCAATATTGCCAACCCCGTAGCGTCTCCTGTTGCTACCACCACCTATACAGTTACAGGCACAGTAAACGGCTACACCACATCAGCCACGCAGACTATCACTGTTACAAACTGCACTCCAACCGGGCTGAACAGGGGCAACAAAAATAAGGCGCTAACGGTGCATCCCAACCCAAGCCAGACCGGGAAATTTCTTGTTGAAATGAGTCTGAAATCACTGTCTGATCTTTCTGTGCAGGTAACGGATGCCCGGGGACAAACTGTTTTCACAGCCAATTATCAGCAGGTAAAGGGTAAGTTTGAGAAAAAAATAGACCTCTCTGCTTCTCCGAAAGGCATTTACTTTGTTACAATTATAACAGATGCTGGAACTTCTACCGGAAAGGTTGTCATTAAATAA
- a CDS encoding PLDc N-terminal domain-containing protein, translating to MENILLYIGGIGTMELLLVLLFGLVPFVLWLWAIIDLLRSDFRSGTDKLIWAVVIIFVPLLGALLYLLIGRSQKNRTEL from the coding sequence ATGGAAAACATATTACTCTATATCGGCGGTATCGGAACTATGGAATTGTTGCTGGTACTTTTATTTGGCCTTGTTCCATTTGTCTTGTGGTTATGGGCAATAATTGATCTGCTTAGAAGTGATTTCAGATCAGGTACAGATAAATTGATCTGGGCTGTTGTCATCATCTTTGTACCCCTGCTTGGTGCCCTGCTTTACCTGCTAATAGGGCGTTCACAGAAAAACAGGACTGAATTGTAA
- a CDS encoding phospholipase D-like domain-containing protein: MRTHSPFLNNFQQVLHQVYFSPGDACLGAILSLVNAAQHSLKICVFTISDDRISEAILTAHREGVRVQLITDNDKLFDTGSDIRQLAAAGIEVRVDFTSNHMHHKFAIADTQAVLTGSYNWTRSAARFNHENVLVTNHRATVFAYLNEFEKLWPEMERL, translated from the coding sequence ATGAGAACACACTCCCCTTTTCTGAACAACTTTCAGCAGGTGCTGCACCAGGTATACTTTAGCCCGGGAGACGCTTGTTTAGGAGCTATCCTTTCTCTGGTTAATGCGGCTCAGCACTCGCTGAAGATCTGTGTTTTTACGATTAGCGATGACCGGATAAGTGAGGCTATTCTGACTGCACACCGGGAAGGGGTGCGGGTGCAACTCATAACAGACAATGACAAGTTGTTTGATACCGGCTCTGATATACGGCAACTGGCAGCTGCCGGCATAGAGGTGCGCGTAGATTTTACTTCTAACCACATGCACCACAAATTTGCCATTGCCGATACACAGGCTGTACTCACGGGCAGCTACAACTGGACAAGAAGTGCCGCCAGATTCAACCACGAAAACGTACTGGTTACCAACCACCGTGCCACCGTTTTTGCATATCTGAATGAATTTGAAAAGCTTTGGCCGGAAATGGAAAGGCTGTAA
- a CDS encoding DUF1449 family protein, whose amino-acid sequence MNELFYAAFSSVNIIPSALLVFVLLYWAAVIFGLFDLDFLHIEVEAEADLNADGVSGITWLNSALAFFNLGKIPLMVFLTFLVLPLWAISILANYYTNNSSALLGLLYLVPILAVSLLVSKILTTPFVKLFSVLEKEHDSSVTIIGKVCTVMLPATQTDLGQAAVKTDGSPLLLNVKTTRGANVAKGQTALVIDYDEENKYYLIEPYETV is encoded by the coding sequence ATGAATGAACTTTTTTACGCAGCTTTTTCCAGTGTAAATATTATACCTTCTGCGTTGCTCGTGTTTGTGCTGCTTTACTGGGCGGCTGTCATTTTCGGGCTTTTCGACCTCGATTTCCTGCATATTGAAGTAGAAGCAGAGGCAGATCTGAATGCAGATGGCGTTTCGGGTATTACCTGGCTCAACTCCGCACTTGCCTTCTTCAATCTCGGAAAGATTCCGCTGATGGTGTTTCTCACCTTCCTGGTACTGCCACTGTGGGCAATTTCTATACTGGCCAACTATTATACCAATAACAGTTCCGCTTTGCTGGGACTACTATACCTGGTTCCGATTCTGGCGGTGAGCCTGCTGGTATCCAAGATACTTACCACACCTTTTGTAAAGCTCTTTTCCGTGCTCGAAAAAGAGCATGACTCCTCTGTTACCATTATCGGCAAGGTATGTACAGTAATGCTCCCTGCTACGCAGACAGACCTGGGGCAAGCCGCTGTTAAAACAGATGGTTCGCCGCTTTTACTCAACGTGAAAACCACACGGGGAGCCAACGTAGCCAAAGGCCAGACGGCCCTGGTAATCGACTATGATGAAGAAAATAAATATTATCTGATAGAACCTTACGAAACAGTTTAG
- a CDS encoding YbjN domain-containing protein — translation MGNNYYCKVKGYLLELGFNITFEDELDCVFVVENEGMGIKNLVIGCTDPLLIMEQYLLDLPHDSPEVYKSLLQKNRDIIHGAFVLDESGRKVIFRDTLQIETLDLCEIEACFNSLSLLLSEYADQLIKFSKH, via the coding sequence ATGGGAAACAACTACTATTGTAAAGTAAAGGGCTACTTACTCGAGCTCGGTTTCAACATCACATTTGAAGACGAATTGGATTGCGTTTTTGTGGTGGAGAATGAAGGAATGGGGATAAAAAACCTGGTAATTGGCTGCACGGATCCGCTGCTGATTATGGAACAATACCTGTTGGATCTGCCCCACGACTCGCCGGAGGTATATAAAAGCCTGTTGCAAAAGAACCGCGACATCATTCACGGTGCCTTTGTTCTGGATGAATCGGGTAGAAAAGTAATTTTTCGGGATACGCTTCAGATTGAGACGCTTGATCTGTGTGAGATAGAAGCCTGTTTTAATTCGCTGTCGCTTTTGCTGAGTGAGTATGCCGACCAGTTAATCAAGTTTTCAAAACATTAA
- a CDS encoding PspA/IM30 family protein, with translation MNIIKRILKIGQAEVHAAVDQLEDPIKMTEQGIRDMKEELEKSIEATAEVKAMAIRARNDVEKHSDKAQEYENKAVQLLQRAHKGDLNASEADRLAAEALLIKDEHIRLAAQSLEEQHKFEQSVAELEQHIKTQRGTIAKWENELRVLKSRVTVSNATKAINKQLAQIDSSSTVALLERMKDKVAVEEALAESYGEMANQKRSVEEEIDKALGEDASQKASDEVAALKAKLGFRHGSSNEV, from the coding sequence ATGAATATCATCAAACGAATACTGAAGATTGGGCAGGCCGAAGTGCATGCTGCTGTCGATCAGCTGGAAGATCCTATTAAAATGACGGAGCAAGGTATACGGGACATGAAGGAGGAACTGGAAAAAAGTATAGAAGCCACAGCCGAAGTAAAGGCCATGGCGATCCGTGCCCGCAACGATGTGGAAAAGCATTCCGACAAAGCCCAGGAATACGAAAACAAAGCGGTGCAGCTACTGCAGCGGGCACATAAAGGCGATCTGAATGCCAGTGAGGCTGATAGGCTGGCTGCAGAAGCGCTGCTGATCAAAGACGAGCATATAAGGCTTGCCGCACAATCGCTGGAGGAACAGCATAAGTTTGAGCAGTCGGTAGCTGAACTGGAGCAGCATATTAAAACCCAGCGGGGTACTATTGCCAAGTGGGAAAACGAACTGAGGGTGCTGAAGTCGAGGGTAACGGTGAGCAATGCAACCAAAGCCATTAACAAGCAACTGGCCCAGATCGACTCCTCCAGCACAGTGGCTTTGCTGGAGCGTATGAAAGATAAAGTAGCCGTGGAAGAGGCGCTAGCTGAATCTTATGGCGAAATGGCAAACCAGAAACGCTCTGTAGAAGAAGAGATTGACAAGGCACTCGGTGAAGATGCCTCGCAGAAAGCCTCGGATGAGGTAGCTGCATTAAAGGCAAAGCTTGGTTTCAGGCACGGGTCCTCCAACGAAGTATAA
- a CDS encoding LexA family transcriptional regulator, giving the protein MSYIGKNIKKIRTVKKLSQAAFAELFNLARPSVGAYEEGRSEPKIDTLLQISQYFGLSLDQLLAKELTVNELYGFDIFKRNYTAGDVLLKVATAPASPLITAVFVSSAQYEAYVQHHAEAAYLQSLPQIAVPATSAANSLSRAFEMRTADMLQQQQGIHIGDILYASPVAPDQARGLAPGEVVVIVTEASVVVRRFIKAEKETLLLKADNPSFKQEQVLLRHVKELWRVAGIYSTSLSAPAPLENRVAALEALVHEMQDKLNRIGS; this is encoded by the coding sequence ATGTCCTATATAGGTAAAAATATAAAGAAGATTCGCACTGTAAAGAAGCTTAGCCAGGCTGCTTTTGCGGAGCTTTTCAATCTGGCCCGACCTAGTGTGGGAGCCTACGAAGAAGGCCGTTCAGAGCCTAAAATAGATACATTACTGCAAATTTCGCAGTATTTTGGCCTCTCGCTCGACCAGCTGCTGGCCAAGGAGCTTACCGTAAACGAGCTGTATGGCTTCGATATATTTAAACGTAACTATACAGCAGGCGATGTGCTACTAAAAGTAGCAACAGCACCTGCATCTCCACTCATAACTGCAGTTTTTGTTTCATCTGCGCAATATGAGGCCTATGTGCAGCATCATGCTGAAGCAGCATACCTGCAAAGTTTACCTCAGATAGCGGTGCCTGCCACTTCAGCAGCTAACAGTTTGAGCAGAGCCTTCGAAATGCGCACCGCTGACATGCTACAGCAGCAACAGGGTATACACATCGGCGACATACTTTATGCTAGTCCCGTGGCTCCAGATCAGGCCCGTGGATTAGCACCAGGCGAAGTGGTAGTCATTGTAACTGAAGCTTCTGTTGTTGTGCGCAGGTTTATTAAAGCTGAAAAGGAGACTCTGCTTCTAAAAGCTGATAACCCTTCTTTTAAACAGGAACAGGTGCTGCTACGGCATGTGAAGGAGCTATGGAGGGTAGCCGGAATTTATAGCACCTCCCTTTCGGCCCCTGCTCCGCTGGAAAATCGGGTGGCTGCCCTGGAAGCACTGGTACACGAAATGCAGGACAAGCTTAACCGAATCGGCTCATGA